The genomic segment TAACGTACGATAAAGTTTCTTCTTGCAAGAATTTTATTAATGTCCATGAATCCTTTTTAGAGTTCATTGGAAATGATGATGTACTACTCTGTGTATGGGGAGTTGGGGATATTAAAGAACTCTATAGAAACTTGGGATTTTATAATCTATCTACTTCATATATTTCAAAATATATTGACATTCAAAAGTATGCTTCAAAATACCTTAAAGCACCTAAAAATTCCAGAATTGGTTTAAGAAATGCCGTTGAAATTTTAAATATACCAATTTATGGTGAATTCCATGATGCACTTAATGATGCTTACTATACTTCTGAAATTTTTAAGCGTATTTATAACAAATACATGAAGCCTGAAACTTACGTTCCTTCGCCATCAAAAAGAAATACAGAACCCAAAGAAATAATTGATACTGAAGCTTTATTAAAACAATTTGAAAAAATGTATAATAGAGAACTTACTAAAGATGAAAAATCAATGATTAAAGTTGCATACATGATGGGAAAAACCAAACAATTTCTGAAATAAATGCAGCTAGTAGAAAACCTTTTTTAATTTAATATAGAAAGGATACTCTATTACTAATTTTTAGAGTATCCGTGAATTCATAAATCGTAATATTATAGACCTTTTATTTTATATTTATACAATGGCCTTCCAATCTTTCCATACTCTATGATTTTCTCTAGTTCGCCTTGTTTGCTCATATAGTCAAGGTATTTCCTTACAGTAACTTTTGCAATGCCTAGCTTTTCTGATAAGTCTTCAGTAGTAACATACTCTTCTTTAGTATTATTAAGCTCATTAGCAATTGAATTATAAGTATACTTATTCAAACCCTTTTCTAGATTTGGTTTTGTTTCACTACCGTTTGTTTTCTTATTTTTATTACTCAAAATAAACTTATCTAAATCACTTTGTTCCATAGTCTGGTTATTTTCAAAGCTATTTAATCTTTCTCTAAAAATATTTAGAGATTCGTTAAACCTTTCAAATGTAAAGGGTTTTATCAAATAGTCTACAACACCATATCTAAAAGCATCCTTTACTCTTTCTACACTCTTATCAGCAGTAATTAATATAACATCAGATAATATTTCATTTTGCCTTAACCACTTTAGCAAATCTATGCCATTTTCATTAGGAAGAAAAATATCTAATAAAATTAAATCCACCTGCTTCTGCATCAAAAATTCTTTTGCTTCAGAAAGGTTTGCAACCGCTTTTTCCAGTGAAAATCCCTCTATTTTTTTCAAAAACTTAGAATTAATTTGTCTTACCATCGGATCATCTTCAACAATCATAGTTTTAATCATATATTCAACTCCTCCTCATAGGTATAGATATATCCCATTCAGTACCATCATCAACTTTAAATTTAATAGCTCCTTTAGCTTCATCAATGATCTTTTTCACTATATACATTCCAAATCCTCGTTCCCCTTCTTTACTTGTGATTCCAATGTTGTAAATAGAATTTCTGATATTCTCTGGTATCCCACAGCCATTATCCTTCACCATAATTTTCATTTGATCATCTTCCTCAAAGATTTTCATATATATTTCACCAGACCCATCATTTTTAACTGCATCAATAGAATTTTCTATTAGATTTCCCACAACAGATCCTAACTCTTCTGATGTCATATATTGTGGTAATTTAATTACTCTTGAGTTATCATCTATTATCAAATTGATTCTAGCTTCTTCACACTTACTGTATTTAGATAGTATTAACGCTGCTAAAGATACATTTTTTATTTTATCAGATATTATAGTGGTTATATTCTTTTTACTTTCCACTATTACATTAACAAACTTAATTACTTCATCATATTCTTCTAGTTGTATAAGTCCTGAGATTGTGTGAAGTTTATTCATAAATTCATGATTTTGTGCTCTAAGTGACCATGCCATTTTCTTTATACCAGTTAACTCCTCAGCCATTTTTCTAACTTCACTTAAATCTTCAAATGTTACAACTAATCCAAGAATTTGTTTTTTAAATCCTCTTATAATACTGTATTTACACATAACGTTTACTCCAGGGCGAACTTTTATTTCAATATTAGTCATAGATTTCCCGCTGTTTAAAACTTTTAGAGCCATACTTTCGTAAGTAAAATCAGTAATCGGCTTCCCTATATCATTTTCTTTCAAATGCAAAATTTTACTAGCTTGCCCATTAAATAGCGTTATACATCCATTATTATCTAAAGCTATTATACCTTCCTTTATATTTTCAATTACAGTTTCTTTTTGCTTTAAAGCCAAGGCTATTTCTTCTGGTTCAAGTCCAAATATTGACTTCTTTATATTATAAGAAAGAACTATAGCTCCCGATATACCCAATATTAATCCCATTAATATTATAGGAATAAATTTATACATTTTCGTATAGACTTCGTTATCAAATTTATTATACAACATACCAACAGCAACTGCACCTATCTGCTTATTACTATCATCATAAATAGGTGCAAATGCTCTTACAGAAACACCAAGTGTACCGCTTCCTGTTGATATATATTGCTCTCCTGTGTTTAATACCCTATCTTCATCTCCACCAGCAAATCTTTCGCCTATTTTACTTTTATCTGGGTGAGAATATCTTATACCATTCATATCCATAATTACTATAAACTCTACATTTGTCTTTATACGTGCCTTCTCTATCTCACTATTTAACAGATCAATCGGAATTGCCTTATTTCCTTTCAAATATTCTTTAACTTCATAGGTTGATGCAAATGAATCCGCTATATTCAACATATTTTTATCTATTTGATCTCTTAATAACTTTTTCATTTCGATAAAAGAAAGTATTGTTATACTTCCAATTGAAATTACAAGGATAGCTATTACAAGAGATATTATTTTTCCTTTTAGCTTCATTTTATCCCCTCTATCTAATTCTAAATTTTAGTTTACTTACATTATATATAAATAATTCCTTATTACCAAATAGTACAACTTCTTTAGTAATACGTTTACTTACTGTTTGTCAAAGCAATTTCCCACAAAAAGTTAAGAGCGTATCCCTAGGAATCCGCTCTTAATTCATAGTTTATTAAAGCTAATAAACTAATACTCAATAATTATAGTAATACTAAATGCTATCTTTTCAACTACTTTCTAATCTTTAGTATATATAGAAGTCTATTTATATTCTTTAACTTCTTCTTGCCCGTTTAAAACTCTTAGTGCACCTTGAGCTAAAGCAAGCATTTCATCTTCACCTGGATAAACAGTTATTGGAGCAATAAATTCCACTTTTTCTTTTATGATGTCTACCATCATTTTTTCGTAGGCAATGCCTCCAGTTAAAATTATCGCATCTACTTTTCCGCATAAAACCGCAGCTGCTGCACCTATATCTTTTGCTACTTGATATCCCATAGCTTCATAAACTAACTTTGCCTTCATATCTCCTTCTGATGCAAGCTGTCTAACTATTCTCCCATCGTTTGTATCAAGATATGCTACAAAACCGCCTTTTCCAGTTATCTTCTTCAATATTTCTTCTAAAGTATATTCCCCGCTAAAACACATTCTAGCTAAATCACCAGATGGTATACCACCACTTCTTTCTGGTGAAAATGCGCCTTCTCCATCAAGAGCATTATTTACATCAATTATTCTTCCATTTTTATGTGCGCCTACCGAAACACCGCCTCCCATATGAGCAACTATAACATTTATATCTTCATAGTTCTTCATATTTTCTTGCGCATACCTCTTAGCCACTGCCTTTTGATTTAATGCATGAAATATACTTTTTCTTGGAAGTTCTGGCACTCCTGAAAGTCTTGCTATATCTTCCATTTCATCTACAACTACTGGATCTACTATAAAAGCAGGTTTATTAATAGACCTAGCAATTTCATTGGCAATTATAGCACCAAGATTAGATGCATGCTCTCCTTGAACATTTTCTTTTAAATCTTTTAACATATTATCGTTTACACTGTAGGTACCACTAACTATAGGCTTTAAAAGGCCACCTCTTCCAACTATTGCATCCATTTCAGTTATATTTATTTTATTGTCTTCTAGTATTTTTAATATAACATCTGTTCTAAAGCTTTGTTGATCAACTACGTACTTAAACTTTCCTATCTCTTCTGATGAATGTCTAAGTGTTTCCTCAAAAATTTCCTTTTCACCTTCATATACTGCTATTTTAGTTGATGTGGAACCTGGATTTATAATTAATAATTTATGACTCACACATTTTCCTCCCCTACGTTATATTTAATTATAGTATTTGCATCTATTGTTATTATTATAAACACAGATACAAAACCTGTTTTTAAATTATACTCTGTAGGTATCAGCTTTAGCAAGTATTTTTCAATATTAAAATTAATTTTATTAATTCATACTATAGCTCTTAACCCAATACTAATAATTATTTTATTATTGTACTACTGCTTCTCTGCTCAATTTCTTTTCTTTATTTGCTCTGAGCATTTTAAACACATAAGAAACAATGAATGGACAAACAATAGCAGATACTACGCATGCCGCTGCAACTTGTGCTGTTGCTATTGTTGCTATTGCAGCCAATGTTGGATCTGCCGCTGCAACAGCTGCTGGTGTGGCTACTGCATTTCCCGCTGTTGATCCTGTTGCAAGTCCAATTATAGGTTCTTCTCTAAATAATTTTAAAAGTATATATGCCCCTATTCCAGTAAAGGCAGCTATCACTCCTAATAATATACCAGGACCTCCAGCTTTTACAATTGTATCAAGATTCATTCCTGCACCTAATGGGAATGAGAAGAATGGAATTAATAACAACTTACTACTTCCAAGAAATTTTCTCATATCAGGGTCGGCATTTCCTAAAATCATTCCTATTCCTATTGGAATTAGCACTGCAACAAGCGACATAAATGGAATTTGAGCAAGCCCCGATGCACCTAATGCAACCAAAGTGAAAAATGGACCATCTTTTAAAGATAATAAAGCATAAGCACCTACATCTGTTTCATCGCCATATTGTGAAGCTAGAGATGCATATAATCCACCGTTGCAATTTGTTAGTGCTGAAAGAATCGCTAGTGGTGATAAACCTAATACCCCAGCTGGTCCAAAAACTTTTCCTACAATTATACCGATACCAGCACCCACTATAAATTTTCCAGATATTAATAGTGCACCTTTTTTTAGTGCTTTAGGTGCTAATTTGAAATTAATTTGCGAGCCAATTAAAAACATAAAGCAAGCCAGAATTGTTGATGATGCCGTCGAACTAAATAGTGCTGTTGTATATCCACCAATTTTAAGAAATTGCGGACAAAAAGTATTAACTAGTACTCCTAAAAAAAGTGGAACAAGCATCATACCACCCGGTATTTTATCGAGTGTTTTCTTAATTGGGATTTGCATATATATACCTCCTAAAATCTTGTTTTTTTATTTTTAAACATTTACATATTTCTCATAGTAAATTTTTATATAAACAACTCTAATTTATAATCTTGTGGGATACAATTATTTATAATTATGTTTTACTTATAATTTGTACATGTCACAAATGCATTAATTCTGATTTCTTACCTTTTAGCAACATGTACAAATTGAATTATCTTATTTTCTTGCGACCCCACTTTCTCTTGCAGCATTTGCAATTGCTTCTGCTACCTTTGTAGCAACATTTTTATCTAAAGCACTTGGAATTACATTATTTTCATTTAAATCTTCATCTCTAATGTATCCAGCTATGGCATATGCTGCAGCAAGTTTCATTTCCTCATTTATTTCTTTTGCTCTAACATCTAAGGCACCTCTAAAAATACCTGGGAAAGCTAGAACATTGTTCACTTGATTTGGAAAATCTGAACGTCCTGTTCCTATAACTCTAGCTCCAGCTGCTTTTGCTTCATCTGGCATAATTTCCGGTGTTGGATTTGCCATTGCAAAAATTATTGCGTCTTTATTCATTGCTCTAACCATTTCAGGCTTCAATATTCCTGGAGCAGATACTCCAACAAATACATCGGCATCAATTAAAGCATCTGCAAGGCTTCCTTTTATATTATCTGGATTTGTTATTTCCGCTAAAGCATCTTTAGCATCATCAATTTTTTCCATGCCTCTATATAAGATACCTACTTTATCGCAAGCAATTAAGTTTTTTACTCCTGATGATAATAAAAGCTTAGCTATTGCAGTTCCTGCAGCCCCCGCTCCATTTACTACTACCTTTATATCTTCAAGCTTCTTATCTACTACTTTAAGTGCATTTATAACACCAGCAAGAACAACTATTGCAGTTCCATGTTGGTCATCATGGAATACTGGAATGTCGATTAATTTTTTAAGTTTTTCTTCAACTTCAAAACATCTTGGCGCTCCAATATCTTCTAAGTTTATTCCACCAAATGTTGGCGCTATCAATCT from the Clostridium beijerinckii genome contains:
- a CDS encoding 3'-5' exonuclease, which gives rise to MYYVIYDLEFNQKSSASENSDVIKLSESNNDTNTPIIPFEIIQIGAIKLDKNFQEVSTFNSLVKPTLYKTIHPYVENLTKITYDKVSSCKNFINVHESFLEFIGNDDVLLCVWGVGDIKELYRNLGFYNLSTSYISKYIDIQKYASKYLKAPKNSRIGLRNAVEILNIPIYGEFHDALNDAYYTSEIFKRIYNKYMKPETYVPSPSKRNTEPKEIIDTEALLKQFEKMYNRELTKDEKSMIKVAYMMGKTKQFLK
- a CDS encoding response regulator codes for the protein MIKTMIVEDDPMVRQINSKFLKKIEGFSLEKAVANLSEAKEFLMQKQVDLILLDIFLPNENGIDLLKWLRQNEILSDVILITADKSVERVKDAFRYGVVDYLIKPFTFERFNESLNIFRERLNSFENNQTMEQSDLDKFILSNKNKKTNGSETKPNLEKGLNKYTYNSIANELNNTKEEYVTTEDLSEKLGIAKVTVRKYLDYMSKQGELEKIIEYGKIGRPLYKYKIKGL
- a CDS encoding ATP-binding protein, translated to MKLKGKIISLVIAILVISIGSITILSFIEMKKLLRDQIDKNMLNIADSFASTYEVKEYLKGNKAIPIDLLNSEIEKARIKTNVEFIVIMDMNGIRYSHPDKSKIGERFAGGDEDRVLNTGEQYISTGSGTLGVSVRAFAPIYDDSNKQIGAVAVGMLYNKFDNEVYTKMYKFIPIILMGLILGISGAIVLSYNIKKSIFGLEPEEIALALKQKETVIENIKEGIIALDNNGCITLFNGQASKILHLKENDIGKPITDFTYESMALKVLNSGKSMTNIEIKVRPGVNVMCKYSIIRGFKKQILGLVVTFEDLSEVRKMAEELTGIKKMAWSLRAQNHEFMNKLHTISGLIQLEEYDEVIKFVNVIVESKKNITTIISDKIKNVSLAALILSKYSKCEEARINLIIDDNSRVIKLPQYMTSEELGSVVGNLIENSIDAVKNDGSGEIYMKIFEEDDQMKIMVKDNGCGIPENIRNSIYNIGITSKEGERGFGMYIVKKIIDEAKGAIKFKVDDGTEWDISIPMRRS
- the buk gene encoding butyrate kinase, which encodes MSHKLLIINPGSTSTKIAVYEGEKEIFEETLRHSSEEIGKFKYVVDQQSFRTDVILKILEDNKINITEMDAIVGRGGLLKPIVSGTYSVNDNMLKDLKENVQGEHASNLGAIIANEIARSINKPAFIVDPVVVDEMEDIARLSGVPELPRKSIFHALNQKAVAKRYAQENMKNYEDINVIVAHMGGGVSVGAHKNGRIIDVNNALDGEGAFSPERSGGIPSGDLARMCFSGEYTLEEILKKITGKGGFVAYLDTNDGRIVRQLASEGDMKAKLVYEAMGYQVAKDIGAAAAVLCGKVDAIILTGGIAYEKMMVDIIKEKVEFIAPITVYPGEDEMLALAQGALRVLNGQEEVKEYK
- a CDS encoding 2-keto-3-deoxygluconate permease, whose product is MQIPIKKTLDKIPGGMMLVPLFLGVLVNTFCPQFLKIGGYTTALFSSTASSTILACFMFLIGSQINFKLAPKALKKGALLISGKFIVGAGIGIIVGKVFGPAGVLGLSPLAILSALTNCNGGLYASLASQYGDETDVGAYALLSLKDGPFFTLVALGASGLAQIPFMSLVAVLIPIGIGMILGNADPDMRKFLGSSKLLLIPFFSFPLGAGMNLDTIVKAGGPGILLGVIAAFTGIGAYILLKLFREEPIIGLATGSTAGNAVATPAAVAAADPTLAAIATIATAQVAAACVVSAIVCPFIVSYVFKMLRANKEKKLSREAVVQ
- a CDS encoding NAD(P)-dependent malic enzyme, which codes for MNYFEESLKLHEEKQGKISITSKVKVETRDDLSLAYTPGVAEPCRKIHEDQENVYKYTSKGNLVAVVTDGSAVLGLGDIGPMAGMPVMEGKSILFKEFADVDAFPILVDSNDVDEIVNTVRLIAPTFGGINLEDIGAPRCFEVEEKLKKLIDIPVFHDDQHGTAIVVLAGVINALKVVDKKLEDIKVVVNGAGAAGTAIAKLLLSSGVKNLIACDKVGILYRGMEKIDDAKDALAEITNPDNIKGSLADALIDADVFVGVSAPGILKPEMVRAMNKDAIIFAMANPTPEIMPDEAKAAGARVIGTGRSDFPNQVNNVLAFPGIFRGALDVRAKEINEEMKLAAAYAIAGYIRDEDLNENNVIPSALDKNVATKVAEAIANAARESGVARK